A genomic region of Papaver somniferum cultivar HN1 chromosome 7, ASM357369v1, whole genome shotgun sequence contains the following coding sequences:
- the LOC113298867 gene encoding LOB domain-containing protein 20-like: MDEHQGDDNSGMPPPEGTPRGGMGKRVAPPVSSATTAPCGACKFLRRKCISGCIFAPYFGSDQGAARFAAVHKVFGASNVSKLLLHIPLNQRHDAVITISYEAQARLSDPIYGCVSTILALQRQVASLQAELSMVQSQLLSSRLAVANALQSSQQQQQVAVLQPAYSNNSSASNNLVNLTSTFPSDFDLTGETVPSGSLINKTFQQSVPPIQDEEEDEEESRHPVIFTNQILNRK, translated from the exons ATGGATGAGCATCAAGGTGATGACAACTCTGGCATGCCACCACCCGAGGGTACCCCACGTGGTGGCATGGGTAAACGCGTTGCACCCCCTGTCTCATCAGCTACTACTGCACCGTGTGGAGCATGCAAGTTCTTGCGGAGGAAATGCATCAGTGGTTGTATATTTGCGCCTTACTTTGGATCAGATCAAGGTGCAGCTCGCTTTGCTGCTGTACACAAGGTTTTTGGCGCTAGTAATGTTTCCAAGCTGTTATTGCATATACCTTTGAATCAGCGACATGATGCAGTCATTACCATATCATATGAAGCTCAAGCAAGGTTATCTGATCCAATATATGGATGTGTTTCTACCATACTTGCTTTGCAACGACAG GTGGCATCGTTGCAAGCGGAACTCTCCATGGTGCAGTCACAGCTTCTCAGTAGTAGGCTGGCAGTTGCAAATGCACTTCAAAGttctcagcagcaacagcaggttgCAGTGTTGCAGCCAGCCTATTCCAACAACTCATCTGCCTCCAACAACCTAGTTAACTTGACTAGTACCTTTCCATCAGACTTCGATCTCACTGGTGAAACAGTTCCCTCAGGGAGCTTGATCAACAAGACATTCCAGCAGTCTGTGCCGCCAATTcaagatgaggaggaggatgaagaAGAGAGCAGGCATCCTGTCATTTTCACAAACCAGATACTAAACAGGAAGTAG
- the LOC113298865 gene encoding BTB/POZ and MATH domain-containing protein 4-like translates to MRSESVINERNLQISPTSSRSVTETVNGSHKFVIQGYSLAKGMGIGKHIASENFTVGGYQWAIYFYPDGKNPEDNSSYVSVFIALASEGTDVRALFELTLVDQSGKEKHKVHSHFDRSLESGPYTLKYRGSMWGYKRFFRRAMLETSDFLKDDCLKINCTVGVVVSKVDPSRLPSIVVPESDIGSHFGMLLDNKDGSDIVFDVSGEKFHAHKLVLAARSPALRAEFFDDLEENKQEIVVTELEPKVFKAMLHFIYRDTLVEDEELLASSSSCEFSVSDTLIAKILAAADKYGLIRLRLMCESYLCKDISIGSVARMLALADRYQAAELKAACLKFAAENLAAIMRSDGFEYLKENCPALQSEILKTVAGCEEECSSGGGKSRSVWAQLSDRGDTSGRRVRQRTT, encoded by the exons ATGAGGTCGGAAAGTGTAATAAACGAAAGGAATTTACAAATTTCTCCAACGAGTTCAAGATCTGTTACAGAAACTGTAAATGGATCTCATAAATTTGTTATACAGGGGTATTCGCTAGCGAAGGGAATGGGAATTGGTAAACATATAGCAAGTGAGAATTTCACAGTTGGAGGTTATCAATGGGCGATATATTTTTATCCTGATGGGAAAAATCCAGAGGATAATTCGTCTTATGTTTCTGTTTTCATTGCGTTAGCGAGTGAAGGAACTGATGTGAGAGCTCTTTTTGAGCTGACTTTGGTTGATCAAAGCGGGAAAGAAAAACATAAGGTTCATAGTCATTTTGATCGATCTTTAGAAAGCGGACCTTATACGTTGAAGTATCGAGGGAGTATGTG GGGTTATAAACGCTTTTTTAGACGAGCTATGCTTGAAACATCTGATTTTCTTAAGGATGATTGCCTGAAAATTAATTGCACCGTTGGTGTAGTGGTATCAAAAGTCGACCCCTCGAGGTTACCCTCTATTGTAGTCCCAGAATCTGATATTGGATCCCATTTTGGTATGCTACTGGATAACAAGGATGGTTCAGATATTGTATTTGATGTGTCGGGAGAGAAATTCCATGCTCATAAGTTGGTATTGGCGGCTCGTTCTCCTGCATTGCGAGCCGAGTTCttcgatgatttagaagaaaataagcaGGAGATTGTTGTTACAGAGCTGGAACCTAAGGTCTTTAAG GCTATGTTGCACTTTATATACCGAGATACTCTTGTGGAAGATGAGGAATTGTTAGCATCAAGTTCATCTTGTGAATTTTCTGTATCTGACACATTGATTGCCAAGATATTAGCTGCTGCAGACAAATATGGTCTGATTAGACTTAGACTAATGTGCGAGTCCTATCTTTGTAAGGATATATCCATAGGTTCTGTTGCGAGAATGCTTGCATTGGCTGATCGCTACCAAGCTGCGGAATTAAAAGCTGCCTGCCTAAAATTTGCTGCTGAAAATTTAGCAG CTATAATGAGATCAGATGGGTTTGAGTATCTCAAAGAGAATTGCCCAGCGTTGCAGTCAGAAATCCTGAAGACTGTAGCTGGGTGTGAAGAGGAATGCAGCAGTGGGGGTGGAAAGAGCCGAAGTGTTTGGGCCCAGCTCTCAGACCGTGGGGATACCAGTGGAAGAAGAGTGCGGCAAAGGACGACCTGA
- the LOC113298866 gene encoding histone-lysine N-methyltransferase SUVR3-like, with protein sequence MSREPKKTCSAEEDNKSFIECAEFVLPWLSPRELASISLTCKTLNSLSKSITIRRVSDASRNLEKNPIPFINTIDSEPYSYFIYTFSQIFSSPCLSQSWGTNPKRIVSSSVSLMKFGSNVTSLMSDSTSGCVCKNCSEDTNGDIRCPCSKLKPLSLSNMGSDSSELGLMTECGPSCDCGVECKNRLPQRGVSVQVRIGKDARKGWSLYSAQFVPRGEFVCEYAGELLTTQEARKRQKKYDDIASTSQFGSALLVVREHLPSGNACLRVNIDATRVGNAARFINHSCDGGNLSTVLVRGSGALFPRLCFFASRDILDGEELAFSYGEPMLKQNRLKCFCGSSCCLGALPSEET encoded by the exons ATGTCGAGAGAACCCAAAAAAACTTGTTCTGCTGAAGAGGACAACAAGAGCTTCATCGAGTGTGCAGAATTTGTGCTTCCATGGCTATCTCCTAGAGAGTTAGCTTCAATTTCATTAACTTGTAAAACCCTTAATTCATTATCAAAATCAATTACCATTAGAAGAGTTTCAGATGCTTCTAGAAATCTTGAAAAAAACCCGATTCCTTTTATCAACACTATAGATTCTGAACCTTACTCTTATTTCATTTACACTTTCTCTCAAATCTTTTCTTCTCCTTGTTTGTCTCAATCATGGGGAACGAACCCTAAAAGAATCGTTTCGAGTTCGGTTTCATTGATGAAATTTGGATCGAATGTGACGAGTTTAATGTCGGATAGTACTTCTGGTTGTGTTTGTAAGAATTGTTCAGAAGATACCAATGGAGATATCCGGTGCCCATGTTCGAAATTGAAACCCTTGTCATTGTCTAATATGGGTTCAGATTCTTCAGAATTAGGGCTGATGACTGAGTGCGGACCGAGTTGTGATTGTGGAGTGGAGTGTAAGAATCGGTTGCCTCAAAGAGGAGTTTCGGTTCAAGTGAGAATTGGCAAAGATGCGAGGAAAGGTTGGAGTTTGTACTCAGCTCAGTTCGTTCCTCGTGGGGAGTTTGTATGTGAGTATGCAG GTGAACTGTTGACTACCCAAGAAGCTAGAAAGCGGCAAAAGAAATATGATGACATTGCATCGACTAGTCAGTTTGGTTCTGCACTTCTTGTTGTGAGAGAGCACCTCCCATCTGGAAATGCATGCTTACGAGTAAACATAGACGCGACTAGAGTTGGCAATGCTGCACGGTTCATCAACCATTCCTGTGACGGTGGCAACTTGTCAACGGTTTTGGTTCGGGGTTCTGGAGCTTTGTTCCCCCGGCTTTGCTTCTTCGCTTCCAGAGACATACTAGATGGTGAAGAGCTTGCTTTTAGCTATGGGGAACCGATGCTCAAGCAAAATAGACTCAAGTGTTTCTGTGGAAGCTCTTGTTGCTTAGGAGCTCTGCCTTCGGAGGAAACTTAA